The Octopus sinensis linkage group LG22, ASM634580v1, whole genome shotgun sequence nucleotide sequence ttttggtttatatatatatatatatatatatatatatataatatatatatatatatatatatatatatatagatatattgatagatagatagatagatagatagatagatagatagattaaaacttacttggaagaggacgtgtggtgttcaatcatataataatataaataatatatatatattatttatattattattatatatatatatatatgtatgtatgcatgtatgtatatgtgtgtgtatgcatgtatgtatgtgtgtgtgtgtggtgtgtgtgtgtgtgtatgtatttccttttcataattttgtctgtttatgcatttatttaattacttatctgtttcttttttcttttagattatGACCCAAAACATCATTATGATTCCTCAGAAATAATTCTGTCTTACTGCGTTGCTCACTTTCATTCTGGAAATACCAATTTCCACAAGAGGAAATCAGTGCAGAAATCTATTGGGAAAACCTTCCAGCTCTGTGTTTCTCAAATTCTTATCACTCCTAATATTCTTGCTGCTTTGGTTAATCTTTCTGAAGAAGAATTGGAAATCTATGGTGAATCAGAACTTGGCAGTCCTtgtggaaaagaagaagaagaggaacaagAGTTCACTGTTGTTGGCAAAAAATCACACCAAGGTAAGAAAGGGAAAAAAtctaaaactgaaaatgttttgTCTGAAGAATCAATGGAAATTCTAAAACAAGCTGTTGAAGACAAACTTCAGTGTGTTTTGTCTCAGATAACACCAGGCGTGGGTTTTAATCGTCCTGGAAAgcaaaatctgaaagaagcagaaTTTGGAAGTAATGCAGAGAAGAAATCTATTGACGTTTGTAAATTATTAACTGAAAATGACCGAGACAGCTTGAGCCAAGTCAGTAATTCCAGTCGACGGACATCTAAGGAAAATAATGAGAACAGTCAAAACCTTGGCAGGTTGAATTCTAATGCAGACGAAATTCCAGTGCTAGGAGAAAATAGTTCTAAAGGAGACCAACTGGAAGAAATTAGAAATGCTGGTGAGGTTACAGAGGCAAGACAAGAAGATGAAGATACTCAAAAGGATACAGTCCAAAGTGGTCAATTTCAAACTGATTTTGAAACTAAATGTGAACCAACAAAGAACAATGTAAACACTACAAAGGGTCGGCATGCTTGTATTTTATTGGCCAGTCGAGATAAAATAGACTTTAATGAAATTTCGAAAGAGATAAGAAAAGTTTCAGAGTTGAAAGATGAGAAAGACGGAAACCTGGagcaatttttgaaattttctacTGACAATGCTCAAGGTTTCTGTTTTGGAAAAGGGACTCTTTTAAtgaatttaacaaaaaatatatatttggatagCATTTATGCATGTCAGTATTAAATTTGAGGACAGTGGGTTGACAGAATCATTCACACAGTGGAcaaaacaaaatggtttatagTATTTTGTTACaagtctctacattctgagttcaaatcccatcaagctCACCATTGCTTGTCTtccttctgaggttgataaaactAAATCATTAAATACCTGTGAAGTTCAGAgattaatatatttaactaattattattaaatttggcATTTTTAAAAATGAGTTGTTTTAGATTTGTTTTTCTGCAAAAACTAAAAATCctcaaattttttatttataaggTGTTGGCATGGCAgcggtatgaagtttgcttcccagcctcatggttctatacttctgag carries:
- the LOC115223283 gene encoding 2',3'-cyclic-nucleotide 3'-phosphodiesterase-like isoform X1; its protein translation is MGKRGGKKRNTNKKFPETVQFHFLENQEVIDKIGTQFQIMFIMRGLPGSGKSTLAKSITDLYPNTVVCSSDHFLMENDIYSWTPEKRNFGHKYCLELASRSCEMKCPIIVIDNTNIQKKEVKVYTDMASKYGYITILVTPNTPWNFDAFQLEKRCSHGVPLHTIQYKLTLYDEITPIFYAWFLSQEDANRITEMALELFFQSLKEIPEFSLQLSAMYDTETDYDPKHHYDSSEIILSYCVAHFHSGNTNFHKRKSVQKSIGKTFQLCVSQILITPNILAALVNLSEEELEIYGESELGSPCGKEEEEEQEFTVVGKKSHQGKKGKKSKTENVLSEESMEILKQAVEDKLQCVLSQITPGVGFNRPGKQNLKEAEFGSNAEKKSIDVCKLLTENDRDSLSQVSNSSRRTSKENNENSQNLGRLNSNADEIPVLGENSSKGDQLEEIRNAGEVTEARQEDEDTQKDTVQSGQFQTDFETKCEPTKNNVNTTKGRHACILLASRDKIDFNEISKEIRKVSELKDEKDGNLEQFLKFSTDNAQGFYFGKGTFLMNLTKNIYLKSILCLSSLTV
- the LOC115223283 gene encoding 2',3'-cyclic-nucleotide 3'-phosphodiesterase-like isoform X2 produces the protein MGKRGGKKRNTNKKFPETVQFHFLENQEVIDKIGTQFQIMFIMRGLPGSGKSTLAKSITDLYPNTVVCSSDHFLMENDIYSWTPEKRNFGHKYCLELASRSCEMKCPIIVIDNTNIQKKEVKVYTDMASKYGYITILVTPNTPWNFDAFQLEKRCSHGVPLHTIQYKLTLYDEITPIFYAWFLSQEDANRITEMALELFFQSLKEIPEFSLQLSAMYDTETDYDPKHHYDSSEIILSYCVAHFHSGNTNFHKRKSVQKSIGKTFQLCVSQILITPNILAALVNLSEEELEIYGESELGSPCGKEEEEEQEFTVVGKKSHQGKKGKKSKTENVLSEESMEILKQAVEDKLQCVLSQITPGVGFNRPGKQNLKEAEFGSNAEKKSIDVCKLLTENDRDSLSQVSNSSRRTSKENNENSQNLGRLNSNADEIPVLGENSSKGDQLEEIRNAGEVTEARQEDEDTQKDTVQSGQFQTDFETKCEPTKNNVNTTKGRHACILLASRDKIDFNEISKEIRKVSELKDEKDGNLEQFLKFSTDNAQGFCFGKGTLLMNLTKNIYLDSIYACQY